The Chloroflexota bacterium genome includes the window GCGATGCCGCGCCGGTCGTGATTATGGAGTTGGTGGATCGTAGCAGTTGATTAGTGCGATGGTGCAAAGTGCGTTGGTTGGTTAGTTCAACTAACGGACGATTGCGCCAGCCAACTAACGCACAATGCGGAGACTATTCGCGTTTGTCGAGTACGACGGCACGGAATTGGCGGGGTTTCAGGTTCAAGCGCGCGGGCGCACGGTGCAAGGCGAACTGGAACTCGCGTTACACAAGATCACCGGCGAGACCGTTCGTGTCACCGGCGGCGGGCGCACCGATTCAGGAGTGCACGCGTTAGGGCAAGGCGCACACTGGGATACCAACTGGGATCGCCCGCTGAATGTTCTAGAACGTGCGCTCAACGCGGTTTTACCAAATGATATTGCAGTACACGGCGTACGCGAGGTGCCGCGCGATTTCTCGGCGCGTTACAGCGCGCAAAGTCGCGTGTATCGTTACACGATTCTGAACCAGCCGACGCGCGCACCGCTCGCGCGGCGATACGGCTGGCACATCGCCGAGCCGCTCGACGTGGACGCGATGGACGCGGCGGCACAGTCGCTTATCGGCACGCACGATTTCGGCGCATTCGGCACGCCGCCGCGCGGCGACAATACCGTGCGCGCGATGCTCAAGGCAAGTGTTCGGCGCGACGTGACACGCGTCTTCATCGAACTAGAAGCGAACGCGTTTCTCTATCGGATGGTGCGACGAATCGTCGGCACGTTGGTCTTGGTCGGTAAAGGCGAAATGACCCTCACGCAATTTCGCCTAGTGCTCGCCAAAGAAAAACGCGCGGGACAATCAGCGCCGCCGCAGGGCTTGTGTCTCGTCGTCGTCAAGTACGAATTAACGGATAAATCAGCAATTCGATTCATCGGAGCGAAGGATGAAAACATTTAACACCAAACCCGCAGACATCACTCGGGAATGGTATGTCGTGAACGCCGATGGGAAAACTCTCGGCAGACTTGCCTCGGGCATTGCGCGCATCCTCAAAGGCAAGCACAAGAAAATTTACACGCCGCATCTTGATTGTGGTGATTTCGTCGTCGTGTTGAATGCGGGTAAGGTTCGCGTGACCGGCAAAAAACTCGCGGAGAAATACTACTATCGTCACTCGGGTTACCCGGGCGGCATGCGTAAAACCGTTTTGCGCGAGCAATTGGAAAAACATCCCGACCGTGTGCTCAAGGAAGCCGTGTGGGGCATGTTACCCAAAGGTCGCCTGGGTCGCGTGATATTCAAAAAACTTAAAGTCTATTCGGGCACGAGTCATCCGCATCTCGCGCAAAAGCCCAGGACGTTGGAGGTCTAACCATGACGACGGGTAAATATTATGAAGGCATTGGCAGACGCAAAGCGGCGGTGGCGCGGGTGCGCCTGTTCACGGGAAGCGGCGATTTTGTCATCAACGAGCGTCCGCTGAAACAGTACTTTCCATTGCAACCTTGGATGGATCTCGTGCTCTCGCCGTTGCGTGTAACGGAAAACGAAGCGCGCTTTGGCGTTTCGGTGCTCGTCGCCGGCGGCGGACAGCAGGGTCAAGCCGAAGCCGTGTCGCTGG containing:
- the truA gene encoding tRNA pseudouridine(38-40) synthase TruA, with the translated sequence MRRLFAFVEYDGTELAGFQVQARGRTVQGELELALHKITGETVRVTGGGRTDSGVHALGQGAHWDTNWDRPLNVLERALNAVLPNDIAVHGVREVPRDFSARYSAQSRVYRYTILNQPTRAPLARRYGWHIAEPLDVDAMDAAAQSLIGTHDFGAFGTPPRGDNTVRAMLKASVRRDVTRVFIELEANAFLYRMVRRIVGTLVLVGKGEMTLTQFRLVLAKEKRAGQSAPPQGLCLVVVKYELTDKSAIRFIGAKDENI
- the rpsI gene encoding 30S ribosomal protein S9 → MTTGKYYEGIGRRKAAVARVRLFTGSGDFVINERPLKQYFPLQPWMDLVLSPLRVTENEARFGVSVLVAGGGQQGQAEAVSLGVARALLAADEGFKGALRKAGLLTRDAREKERKKPGLKRARKAKQYTKR
- the rplM gene encoding 50S ribosomal protein L13 — encoded protein: MKTFNTKPADITREWYVVNADGKTLGRLASGIARILKGKHKKIYTPHLDCGDFVVVLNAGKVRVTGKKLAEKYYYRHSGYPGGMRKTVLREQLEKHPDRVLKEAVWGMLPKGRLGRVIFKKLKVYSGTSHPHLAQKPRTLEV